In one Drosophila pseudoobscura strain MV-25-SWS-2005 chromosome X, UCI_Dpse_MV25, whole genome shotgun sequence genomic region, the following are encoded:
- the Pdp1 gene encoding protein kinase 4 isoform X6, whose amino-acid sequence MSSDTNSCASFFAQEHTNATLSQYFQQLNSQVAAAAAVASGGAPSSNNNNNNSSSSSGNNSSGNSDSGNDGSLTGSTGTLDNHRSSVSSNDSGKSSAEGAGGGGGASGSGSTSGVNAWALQQQQQTAALHHHQQQQQQQQQQQQQHHHHQQQQQQHAQQQQHHAAQLAHTLSSAAAAPAPNNNNSGSGSGSTHSIFGTGNFHYKSNNSWTLPTLTYQRLYQENPHYQRSAFMDPQGNGAAAAAAAVAAAGCNVAAAAAAAAANAAGGGQAVVNASSNSSSSNTPSAGALNPNSNVVASQNSSNSNNNSSSNPNTNTNVSSVDHVANAVAAAVIANEHQNHLNSLKARFQPSSSGKSTSNSKEIICPDDKYKEEGDIWNVEAQTAFLGPNLWDKTLPYDADLKVTQYADLDEFLSENNIPDGLPGTHLGHSSGLGHRSDSLSHAAGLSLGLGHITTKRERSPSPSDCISPDTLNPPSPAESTFSFASSGRDFDPRTRAFSDEELKPQPMIKKSRKQFVPDELKDDKYWARRRKNNIAAKRSRDARRQKENQIAMRARYLEKENATLHQEVEQLKQENMDLRARLSKFQDV is encoded by the exons ATGTCGTCGGATACGAACTCGTGCGCCAGCTTCTTTGCCCAGGAGCATACCAATGCCACACTGTCGCAGTACTTTCAGCAGCTCAACTCTCAggtggctgccgctgcggccgTGGCCAGTGGCGGGGcccccagcagcaacaacaacaacaacaacagcagcagcagcagtggcaacaatagcagcggcaacagcgacAGTGGCAACGATGGCAGCCTCACCGGATCCACGGGCACCCTGGATAACCATCgcagcagcgtcagcagcAATGATTCGGGCAAGAGCAGTGCAGAGGGCGCCGGCGGTGGAGGcggtgccagtggcagtggcagcaccaGTGGCGTGAATGCCTGggccctgcagcagcagcaacagacgGCAGCgttgcaccaccaccagcagca acagcagcaacagcaacagcagcagcagcaacatcatcatcaccagcaacagcagcagcaacacgcccaacagcagcaacatcacgCCGCCCAACTGGCCCACACCCTCTcctcggcagcggcagcccccgcccccaacaacaacaacagcggaaGTGGAAGCGGCAGCACCCACTCCATCTTCGGAACCGGAAATTTCCACTACAAGAGCAACAACTCGTGGACCCTGCCGACGCTCACGTACCAGAGGCTCTACCAGGAGAATCCCCACTACCAGCGGAGCGCCTTCATGGATCCCCAGGGGAAtggggcggcagcagcagcagcagcagtggccgCTGCCGGCTGcaatgtggcagcagcagctgcggccgCGGCAGCCAATGCTGCTGGTGGCGGTCAGGCCGTCGTCAATGCGAGCTCCAAtagctccagcagcaacactCCATCAGCGGGAGCCCTCAATCCCAACAGCAATGTGGTGGCCAGTCAAAAtagtagcaacagcaacaacaacagcagcagcaaccccaACACCAACACTAATGTGTCCTCCGTGGATCATGTGGCAAatgcagtggcagcggcagtgatTGCCAACGAGCATCAGAACCATTTGAACAGCCTCAAGGCGAGATTTCAGCCATCTAGCTCAG GCAAATCCACATCGAATAGCAAAGAAATCATCTGTCCAGATGACAAGTACAAGGAGGAGGGCGACATCTGGAATGTCGAGGCACAGACGGCGTTTCTTGGCCCAAACCTTTGGGACAAGACACTGCCCTACGATGCCGACCTCAAGGTAACACAA TACGCCGACTTAGATGAATTCCTGTCGGAGAACAACATACCTGATGGCCTGCCCGGCACCCATTTGGGACACTCAAGTGGTCTGGGCCACCGTTCCGATTCGCTGAGCCACGCAGCGGGCCTGTCGCTCGGCCTGGGCCACATAACCACAAAGCGGGAACggtcgccatcgccatccgATTGCATTAGTCCCGACACGCTAAATCCGCCATCGCCGGCCGAGTCAA CATTTTCGTTTGCATCATCGGGCCGTGACTTCGATCCGCGCACCCGAGCCTTCTCCGACGAGGAGCTCAAGCCCCAGCCGATGATCAAAAAGTCACGCAAACAATTCGTTCCAGATGAGCTCAAGGACGACAAGTACTGGGCCCGTCGGCGAAAGAACAACATTGCGGCGAAGCGATCCCGCGATGCCCGGCGCCAGAAGGAGAATCAAATCGCGATGCGAGCACGCTATTTGGAGAAGGAA AATGCAACATTACATCAGGAGGTGGAGCAGTTGAAACAGGAGAACATGGACTTGCGTGCACGTCTATCGAAATTCCAAGATGTGTAA
- the Pdp1 gene encoding transcription factor mef2A isoform X16 — MSSDTNSCASFFAQEHTNATLSQYFQQLNSQVAAAAAVASGGAPSSNNNNNNSSSSSGNNSSGNSDSGNDGSLTGSTGTLDNHRSSVSSNDSGKSSAEGAGGGGGASGSGSTSGVNAWALQQQQQTAALHHHQQQQQQQQHLQQQQQAHAHQQHQQHTHHAQQHAAAQQQQHQHHPHGPPHSHPAHPHPHSHQHPHPHHTHPQQQQQQQQQQHHHHQQQQQQHAQQQQHHAAQLAHTLSSAAAAPAPNNNNSGSGSGSTHSIFGTGNFHYKSNNSWTLPTLTYQRLYQENPHYQRSAFMDPQGNGAAAAAAAVAAAGCNVAAAAAAAAANAAGGGQAVVNASSNSSSSNTPSAGALNPNSNVVASQNSSNSNNNSSSNPNTNTNVSSVDHVANAVAAAVIANEHQNHLNSLKARFQPSSSGRKSPFLGFICKANGKSTSNSKEIICPDDKYKEEGDIWNVEAQTAFLGPNLWDKTLPYDADLKVTQYADLDEFLSENNIPDGLPGTHLGHSSGLGHRSDSLSHAAGLSLGLGHITTKRERSPSPSDCISPDTLNPPSPAESTFSFASSGRDFDPRTRAFSDEELKPQPMIKKSRKQFVPDELKDDKYWARRRKNNIAAKRSRDARRQKENQIAMRARYLEKENATLHQEVEQLKQENMDLRARLSKFQDV; from the exons ATGTCGTCGGATACGAACTCGTGCGCCAGCTTCTTTGCCCAGGAGCATACCAATGCCACACTGTCGCAGTACTTTCAGCAGCTCAACTCTCAggtggctgccgctgcggccgTGGCCAGTGGCGGGGcccccagcagcaacaacaacaacaacaacagcagcagcagcagtggcaacaatagcagcggcaacagcgacAGTGGCAACGATGGCAGCCTCACCGGATCCACGGGCACCCTGGATAACCATCgcagcagcgtcagcagcAATGATTCGGGCAAGAGCAGTGCAGAGGGCGCCGGCGGTGGAGGcggtgccagtggcagtggcagcaccaGTGGCGTGAATGCCTGggccctgcagcagcagcaacagacgGCAGCgttgcaccaccaccagcagcaacagcaacagcagcaacatttacaacagcagcagcaggcgcatgCACACCAGCAACAt caacaacacacacatcACGCTCAACAGCATGCcgctgcccagcagcagcagcaccagcaccatccCCATGGACCGCCCCATAGCCACCCAGCGCATCCACACCCCCACTCGCACcagcacccgcacccgcaccacacccacccacagcagcaacagcaacagcagcagcagcaacatcatcatcaccagcaacagcagcagcaacacgcccaacagcagcaacatcacgCCGCCCAACTGGCCCACACCCTCTcctcggcagcggcagcccccgcccccaacaacaacaacagcggaaGTGGAAGCGGCAGCACCCACTCCATCTTCGGAACCGGAAATTTCCACTACAAGAGCAACAACTCGTGGACCCTGCCGACGCTCACGTACCAGAGGCTCTACCAGGAGAATCCCCACTACCAGCGGAGCGCCTTCATGGATCCCCAGGGGAAtggggcggcagcagcagcagcagcagtggccgCTGCCGGCTGcaatgtggcagcagcagctgcggccgCGGCAGCCAATGCTGCTGGTGGCGGTCAGGCCGTCGTCAATGCGAGCTCCAAtagctccagcagcaacactCCATCAGCGGGAGCCCTCAATCCCAACAGCAATGTGGTGGCCAGTCAAAAtagtagcaacagcaacaacaacagcagcagcaaccccaACACCAACACTAATGTGTCCTCCGTGGATCATGTGGCAAatgcagtggcagcggcagtgatTGCCAACGAGCATCAGAACCATTTGAACAGCCTCAAGGCGAGATTTCAGCCATCTAGCTCAG GCAGGAAATCACCatttttgggttttatttgcAAAGCAAACG GCAAATCCACATCGAATAGCAAAGAAATCATCTGTCCAGATGACAAGTACAAGGAGGAGGGCGACATCTGGAATGTCGAGGCACAGACGGCGTTTCTTGGCCCAAACCTTTGGGACAAGACACTGCCCTACGATGCCGACCTCAAGGTAACACAA TACGCCGACTTAGATGAATTCCTGTCGGAGAACAACATACCTGATGGCCTGCCCGGCACCCATTTGGGACACTCAAGTGGTCTGGGCCACCGTTCCGATTCGCTGAGCCACGCAGCGGGCCTGTCGCTCGGCCTGGGCCACATAACCACAAAGCGGGAACggtcgccatcgccatccgATTGCATTAGTCCCGACACGCTAAATCCGCCATCGCCGGCCGAGTCAA CATTTTCGTTTGCATCATCGGGCCGTGACTTCGATCCGCGCACCCGAGCCTTCTCCGACGAGGAGCTCAAGCCCCAGCCGATGATCAAAAAGTCACGCAAACAATTCGTTCCAGATGAGCTCAAGGACGACAAGTACTGGGCCCGTCGGCGAAAGAACAACATTGCGGCGAAGCGATCCCGCGATGCCCGGCGCCAGAAGGAGAATCAAATCGCGATGCGAGCACGCTATTTGGAGAAGGAA AATGCAACATTACATCAGGAGGTGGAGCAGTTGAAACAGGAGAACATGGACTTGCGTGCACGTCTATCGAAATTCCAAGATGTGTAA
- the Pdp1 gene encoding protein kinase 4 isoform X9: MSSDTNSCASFFAQEHTNATLSQYFQQLNSQVAAAAAVASGGAPSSNNNNNNSSSSSGNNSSGNSDSGNDGSLTGSTGTLDNHRSSVSSNDSGKSSAEGAGGGGGASGSGSTSGVNAWALQQQQQTAALHHHQQQQQQQQQQQQQHHHHQQQQQQHAQQQQHHAAQLAHTLSSAAAAPAPNNNNSGSGSGSTHSIFGTGNFHYKSNNSWTLPTLTYQRLYQENPHYQRSAFMDPQGNGAAAAAAAVAAAGCNVAAAAAAAAANAAGGGQAVVNASSNSSSSNTPSAGALNPNSNVVASQNSSNSNNNSSSNPNTNTNVSSVDHVANAVAAAVIANEHQNHLNSLKARFQPSSSGRKSPFLGFICKANGKSTSNSKEIICPDDKYKEEGDIWNVEAQTAFLGPNLWDKTLPYDADLKVTQYADLDEFLSENNIPDGLPGTHLGHSSGLGHRSDSLSHAAGLSLGLGHITTKRERSPSPSDCISPDTLNPPSPAESNELKDDKYWARRRKNNIAAKRSRDARRQKENQIAMRARYLEKENATLHQEVEQLKQENMDLRARLSKFQDV, encoded by the exons ATGTCGTCGGATACGAACTCGTGCGCCAGCTTCTTTGCCCAGGAGCATACCAATGCCACACTGTCGCAGTACTTTCAGCAGCTCAACTCTCAggtggctgccgctgcggccgTGGCCAGTGGCGGGGcccccagcagcaacaacaacaacaacaacagcagcagcagcagtggcaacaatagcagcggcaacagcgacAGTGGCAACGATGGCAGCCTCACCGGATCCACGGGCACCCTGGATAACCATCgcagcagcgtcagcagcAATGATTCGGGCAAGAGCAGTGCAGAGGGCGCCGGCGGTGGAGGcggtgccagtggcagtggcagcaccaGTGGCGTGAATGCCTGggccctgcagcagcagcaacagacgGCAGCgttgcaccaccaccagcagca acagcagcaacagcaacagcagcagcagcaacatcatcatcaccagcaacagcagcagcaacacgcccaacagcagcaacatcacgCCGCCCAACTGGCCCACACCCTCTcctcggcagcggcagcccccgcccccaacaacaacaacagcggaaGTGGAAGCGGCAGCACCCACTCCATCTTCGGAACCGGAAATTTCCACTACAAGAGCAACAACTCGTGGACCCTGCCGACGCTCACGTACCAGAGGCTCTACCAGGAGAATCCCCACTACCAGCGGAGCGCCTTCATGGATCCCCAGGGGAAtggggcggcagcagcagcagcagcagtggccgCTGCCGGCTGcaatgtggcagcagcagctgcggccgCGGCAGCCAATGCTGCTGGTGGCGGTCAGGCCGTCGTCAATGCGAGCTCCAAtagctccagcagcaacactCCATCAGCGGGAGCCCTCAATCCCAACAGCAATGTGGTGGCCAGTCAAAAtagtagcaacagcaacaacaacagcagcagcaaccccaACACCAACACTAATGTGTCCTCCGTGGATCATGTGGCAAatgcagtggcagcggcagtgatTGCCAACGAGCATCAGAACCATTTGAACAGCCTCAAGGCGAGATTTCAGCCATCTAGCTCAG GCAGGAAATCACCatttttgggttttatttgcAAAGCAAACG GCAAATCCACATCGAATAGCAAAGAAATCATCTGTCCAGATGACAAGTACAAGGAGGAGGGCGACATCTGGAATGTCGAGGCACAGACGGCGTTTCTTGGCCCAAACCTTTGGGACAAGACACTGCCCTACGATGCCGACCTCAAGGTAACACAA TACGCCGACTTAGATGAATTCCTGTCGGAGAACAACATACCTGATGGCCTGCCCGGCACCCATTTGGGACACTCAAGTGGTCTGGGCCACCGTTCCGATTCGCTGAGCCACGCAGCGGGCCTGTCGCTCGGCCTGGGCCACATAACCACAAAGCGGGAACggtcgccatcgccatccgATTGCATTAGTCCCGACACGCTAAATCCGCCATCGCCGGCCGAGTCAA ATGAGCTCAAGGACGACAAGTACTGGGCCCGTCGGCGAAAGAACAACATTGCGGCGAAGCGATCCCGCGATGCCCGGCGCCAGAAGGAGAATCAAATCGCGATGCGAGCACGCTATTTGGAGAAGGAA AATGCAACATTACATCAGGAGGTGGAGCAGTTGAAACAGGAGAACATGGACTTGCGTGCACGTCTATCGAAATTCCAAGATGTGTAA
- the Pdp1 gene encoding protein kinase 4 isoform X1 encodes MSSDTNSCASFFAQEHTNATLSQYFQQLNSQVAAAAAVASGGAPSSNNNNNNSSSSSGNNSSGNSDSGNDGSLTGSTGTLDNHRSSVSSNDSGKSSAEGAGGGGGASGSGSTSGVNAWALQQQQQTAALHHHQQQQQQQQQQQQQHHHHQQQQQQHAQQQQHHAAQLAHTLSSAAAAPAPNNNNSGSGSGSTHSIFGTGNFHYKSNNSWTLPTLTYQRLYQENPHYQRSAFMDPQGNGAAAAAAAVAAAGCNVAAAAAAAAANAAGGGQAVVNASSNSSSSNTPSAGALNPNSNVVASQNSSNSNNNSSSNPNTNTNVSSVDHVANAVAAAVIANEHQNHLNSLKARFQPSSSGRKSPFLGFICKANGKSTSNSKEIICPDDKYKEEGDIWNVEAQTAFLGPNLWDKTLPYDADLKVTQYADLDEFLSENNIPDGLPGTHLGHSSGLGHRSDSLSHAAGLSLGLGHITTKRERSPSPSDCISPDTLNPPSPAESIFDIPAFSFASSGRDFDPRTRAFSDEELKPQPMIKKSRKQFVPDELKDDKYWARRRKNNIAAKRSRDARRQKENQIAMRARYLEKENATLHQEVEQLKQENMDLRARLSKFQDV; translated from the exons ATGTCGTCGGATACGAACTCGTGCGCCAGCTTCTTTGCCCAGGAGCATACCAATGCCACACTGTCGCAGTACTTTCAGCAGCTCAACTCTCAggtggctgccgctgcggccgTGGCCAGTGGCGGGGcccccagcagcaacaacaacaacaacaacagcagcagcagcagtggcaacaatagcagcggcaacagcgacAGTGGCAACGATGGCAGCCTCACCGGATCCACGGGCACCCTGGATAACCATCgcagcagcgtcagcagcAATGATTCGGGCAAGAGCAGTGCAGAGGGCGCCGGCGGTGGAGGcggtgccagtggcagtggcagcaccaGTGGCGTGAATGCCTGggccctgcagcagcagcaacagacgGCAGCgttgcaccaccaccagcagca acagcagcaacagcaacagcagcagcagcaacatcatcatcaccagcaacagcagcagcaacacgcccaacagcagcaacatcacgCCGCCCAACTGGCCCACACCCTCTcctcggcagcggcagcccccgcccccaacaacaacaacagcggaaGTGGAAGCGGCAGCACCCACTCCATCTTCGGAACCGGAAATTTCCACTACAAGAGCAACAACTCGTGGACCCTGCCGACGCTCACGTACCAGAGGCTCTACCAGGAGAATCCCCACTACCAGCGGAGCGCCTTCATGGATCCCCAGGGGAAtggggcggcagcagcagcagcagcagtggccgCTGCCGGCTGcaatgtggcagcagcagctgcggccgCGGCAGCCAATGCTGCTGGTGGCGGTCAGGCCGTCGTCAATGCGAGCTCCAAtagctccagcagcaacactCCATCAGCGGGAGCCCTCAATCCCAACAGCAATGTGGTGGCCAGTCAAAAtagtagcaacagcaacaacaacagcagcagcaaccccaACACCAACACTAATGTGTCCTCCGTGGATCATGTGGCAAatgcagtggcagcggcagtgatTGCCAACGAGCATCAGAACCATTTGAACAGCCTCAAGGCGAGATTTCAGCCATCTAGCTCAG GCAGGAAATCACCatttttgggttttatttgcAAAGCAAACG GCAAATCCACATCGAATAGCAAAGAAATCATCTGTCCAGATGACAAGTACAAGGAGGAGGGCGACATCTGGAATGTCGAGGCACAGACGGCGTTTCTTGGCCCAAACCTTTGGGACAAGACACTGCCCTACGATGCCGACCTCAAGGTAACACAA TACGCCGACTTAGATGAATTCCTGTCGGAGAACAACATACCTGATGGCCTGCCCGGCACCCATTTGGGACACTCAAGTGGTCTGGGCCACCGTTCCGATTCGCTGAGCCACGCAGCGGGCCTGTCGCTCGGCCTGGGCCACATAACCACAAAGCGGGAACggtcgccatcgccatccgATTGCATTAGTCCCGACACGCTAAATCCGCCATCGCCGGCCGAGTCAA TATTTGATATTCCAGCATTTTCGTTTGCATCATCGGGCCGTGACTTCGATCCGCGCACCCGAGCCTTCTCCGACGAGGAGCTCAAGCCCCAGCCGATGATCAAAAAGTCACGCAAACAATTCGTTCCAGATGAGCTCAAGGACGACAAGTACTGGGCCCGTCGGCGAAAGAACAACATTGCGGCGAAGCGATCCCGCGATGCCCGGCGCCAGAAGGAGAATCAAATCGCGATGCGAGCACGCTATTTGGAGAAGGAA AATGCAACATTACATCAGGAGGTGGAGCAGTTGAAACAGGAGAACATGGACTTGCGTGCACGTCTATCGAAATTCCAAGATGTGTAA
- the Pdp1 gene encoding uncharacterized protein DDB_G0283357 isoform X2: protein MSSDTNSCASFFAQEHTNATLSQYFQQLNSQVAAAAAVASGGAPSSNNNNNNSSSSSGNNSSGNSDSGNDGSLTGSTGTLDNHRSSVSSNDSGKSSAEGAGGGGGASGSGSTSGVNAWALQQQQQTAALHHHQQQQQQQQQQQQQHHHHQQQQQQHAQQQQHHAAQLAHTLSSAAAAPAPNNNNSGSGSGSTHSIFGTGNFHYKSNNSWTLPTLTYQRLYQENPHYQRSAFMDPQGNGAAAAAAAVAAAGCNVAAAAAAAAANAAGGGQAVVNASSNSSSSNTPSAGALNPNSNVVASQNSSNSNNNSSSNPNTNTNVSSVDHVANAVAAAVIANEHQNHLNSLKARFQPSSSGRKSPFLGFICKANGKSTSNSKEIICPDDKYKEEGDIWNVEAQTAFLGPNLWDKTLPYDADLKYADLDEFLSENNIPDGLPGTHLGHSSGLGHRSDSLSHAAGLSLGLGHITTKRERSPSPSDCISPDTLNPPSPAESIFDIPAFSFASSGRDFDPRTRAFSDEELKPQPMIKKSRKQFVPDELKDDKYWARRRKNNIAAKRSRDARRQKENQIAMRARYLEKENATLHQEVEQLKQENMDLRARLSKFQDV, encoded by the exons ATGTCGTCGGATACGAACTCGTGCGCCAGCTTCTTTGCCCAGGAGCATACCAATGCCACACTGTCGCAGTACTTTCAGCAGCTCAACTCTCAggtggctgccgctgcggccgTGGCCAGTGGCGGGGcccccagcagcaacaacaacaacaacaacagcagcagcagcagtggcaacaatagcagcggcaacagcgacAGTGGCAACGATGGCAGCCTCACCGGATCCACGGGCACCCTGGATAACCATCgcagcagcgtcagcagcAATGATTCGGGCAAGAGCAGTGCAGAGGGCGCCGGCGGTGGAGGcggtgccagtggcagtggcagcaccaGTGGCGTGAATGCCTGggccctgcagcagcagcaacagacgGCAGCgttgcaccaccaccagcagca acagcagcaacagcaacagcagcagcagcaacatcatcatcaccagcaacagcagcagcaacacgcccaacagcagcaacatcacgCCGCCCAACTGGCCCACACCCTCTcctcggcagcggcagcccccgcccccaacaacaacaacagcggaaGTGGAAGCGGCAGCACCCACTCCATCTTCGGAACCGGAAATTTCCACTACAAGAGCAACAACTCGTGGACCCTGCCGACGCTCACGTACCAGAGGCTCTACCAGGAGAATCCCCACTACCAGCGGAGCGCCTTCATGGATCCCCAGGGGAAtggggcggcagcagcagcagcagcagtggccgCTGCCGGCTGcaatgtggcagcagcagctgcggccgCGGCAGCCAATGCTGCTGGTGGCGGTCAGGCCGTCGTCAATGCGAGCTCCAAtagctccagcagcaacactCCATCAGCGGGAGCCCTCAATCCCAACAGCAATGTGGTGGCCAGTCAAAAtagtagcaacagcaacaacaacagcagcagcaaccccaACACCAACACTAATGTGTCCTCCGTGGATCATGTGGCAAatgcagtggcagcggcagtgatTGCCAACGAGCATCAGAACCATTTGAACAGCCTCAAGGCGAGATTTCAGCCATCTAGCTCAG GCAGGAAATCACCatttttgggttttatttgcAAAGCAAACG GCAAATCCACATCGAATAGCAAAGAAATCATCTGTCCAGATGACAAGTACAAGGAGGAGGGCGACATCTGGAATGTCGAGGCACAGACGGCGTTTCTTGGCCCAAACCTTTGGGACAAGACACTGCCCTACGATGCCGACCTCAAG TACGCCGACTTAGATGAATTCCTGTCGGAGAACAACATACCTGATGGCCTGCCCGGCACCCATTTGGGACACTCAAGTGGTCTGGGCCACCGTTCCGATTCGCTGAGCCACGCAGCGGGCCTGTCGCTCGGCCTGGGCCACATAACCACAAAGCGGGAACggtcgccatcgccatccgATTGCATTAGTCCCGACACGCTAAATCCGCCATCGCCGGCCGAGTCAA TATTTGATATTCCAGCATTTTCGTTTGCATCATCGGGCCGTGACTTCGATCCGCGCACCCGAGCCTTCTCCGACGAGGAGCTCAAGCCCCAGCCGATGATCAAAAAGTCACGCAAACAATTCGTTCCAGATGAGCTCAAGGACGACAAGTACTGGGCCCGTCGGCGAAAGAACAACATTGCGGCGAAGCGATCCCGCGATGCCCGGCGCCAGAAGGAGAATCAAATCGCGATGCGAGCACGCTATTTGGAGAAGGAA AATGCAACATTACATCAGGAGGTGGAGCAGTTGAAACAGGAGAACATGGACTTGCGTGCACGTCTATCGAAATTCCAAGATGTGTAA
- the Pdp1 gene encoding probable serine/threonine-protein kinase DDB_G0267686 isoform X10: MSSDTNSCASFFAQEHTNATLSQYFQQLNSQVAAAAAVASGGAPSSNNNNNNSSSSSGNNSSGNSDSGNDGSLTGSTGTLDNHRSSVSSNDSGKSSAEGAGGGGGASGSGSTSGVNAWALQQQQQTAALHHHQQQQQQQQQQQQQHHHHQQQQQQHAQQQQHHAAQLAHTLSSAAAAPAPNNNNSGSGSGSTHSIFGTGNFHYKSNNSWTLPTLTYQRLYQENPHYQRSAFMDPQGNGAAAAAAAVAAAGCNVAAAAAAAAANAAGGGQAVVNASSNSSSSNTPSAGALNPNSNVVASQNSSNSNNNSSSNPNTNTNVSSVDHVANAVAAAVIANEHQNHLNSLKARFQPSSSGKLQST, from the exons ATGTCGTCGGATACGAACTCGTGCGCCAGCTTCTTTGCCCAGGAGCATACCAATGCCACACTGTCGCAGTACTTTCAGCAGCTCAACTCTCAggtggctgccgctgcggccgTGGCCAGTGGCGGGGcccccagcagcaacaacaacaacaacaacagcagcagcagcagtggcaacaatagcagcggcaacagcgacAGTGGCAACGATGGCAGCCTCACCGGATCCACGGGCACCCTGGATAACCATCgcagcagcgtcagcagcAATGATTCGGGCAAGAGCAGTGCAGAGGGCGCCGGCGGTGGAGGcggtgccagtggcagtggcagcaccaGTGGCGTGAATGCCTGggccctgcagcagcagcaacagacgGCAGCgttgcaccaccaccagcagca acagcagcaacagcaacagcagcagcagcaacatcatcatcaccagcaacagcagcagcaacacgcccaacagcagcaacatcacgCCGCCCAACTGGCCCACACCCTCTcctcggcagcggcagcccccgcccccaacaacaacaacagcggaaGTGGAAGCGGCAGCACCCACTCCATCTTCGGAACCGGAAATTTCCACTACAAGAGCAACAACTCGTGGACCCTGCCGACGCTCACGTACCAGAGGCTCTACCAGGAGAATCCCCACTACCAGCGGAGCGCCTTCATGGATCCCCAGGGGAAtggggcggcagcagcagcagcagcagtggccgCTGCCGGCTGcaatgtggcagcagcagctgcggccgCGGCAGCCAATGCTGCTGGTGGCGGTCAGGCCGTCGTCAATGCGAGCTCCAAtagctccagcagcaacactCCATCAGCGGGAGCCCTCAATCCCAACAGCAATGTGGTGGCCAGTCAAAAtagtagcaacagcaacaacaacagcagcagcaaccccaACACCAACACTAATGTGTCCTCCGTGGATCATGTGGCAAatgcagtggcagcggcagtgatTGCCAACGAGCATCAGAACCATTTGAACAGCCTCAAGGCGAGATTTCAGCCATCTAGCTCAG GTAAGCTTCAATCGACTTGA